The following proteins are co-located in the Ictalurus punctatus breed USDA103 chromosome 14, Coco_2.0, whole genome shotgun sequence genome:
- the fibina gene encoding fin bud initiation factor a — translation MLPVFRLLALALLSLPVANAVYTGPLQPEISNGTFHHFFVPDGDYEETEDPEKCQMLFKWLDPSPCLVEEDRDSVIRDDFISVKQQVEDSARVLESLGRSISYDLDGEDTYSKYLRREIDQITEAFSSVEKSLIELEVKFKQGQESEQREELEFTKTLMKPMQSVRSSLQETVDISSGLKDKHELISLIIRSHGTRLNRLKNDYLNI, via the coding sequence ATGCTGCCTGTTTTCCGTCTGCTCGCTTTAGCCCTGCTCTCATTGCCCGTGGCTAACGCGGTGTACACGGGCCCTCTGCAGCCTGAGATATCAAACGGCACCTTTCACCACTTCTTCGTTCCAGACGGCGACTACGAGGAGACCGAGGACCCGGAGAAATGCCAGATGCTGTTTAAGTGGCTGGACCCCTCGCCGTGTTTGGTGGAAGAGGACCGGGACTCGGTTATCCGCGACGACTTCATCAGCGTCAAGCAACAGGTCGAGGATTCGGCGCGGGTTCTGGAGAGTCTCGGGAGAAGCATCTCCTACGATCTGGACGGAGAGGATACGTACAGCAAGTACCTGAGGAGAGAGATCGATCAAATAACTGAGGCTTTTTCCAGCGTCGAGAAATCGCTCATCGAGCTTGAGGTGAAATTCAAGCAAGGTCAGGAGTCGGAGCAGAGAGAGGAGCTGGAGTTCACTAAAACGCTGATGAAGCCCATGCAGAGTGTGAGGAGCTCCCTGCAGGAGACAGTGGACATCTCCTCCGGCCTCAAGGACAAACACGAGCTCATCTCGCTCATCATCCGTAGCCATGGCACCAGGTTAAACCGGCTTAAAAACGACTACTTGAACATTTAG
- the slc5a12 gene encoding sodium-coupled monocarboxylate transporter 2 isoform X3: MFTEYLELRFSKVVRRATTVIYTVQTILYTGVVVYAPALALNQVTGFNLWGSIFATGIVCTFYCTLGGLKAVVWSDAFQMVVMVAGFLTVLVQGTHKSGGMSVVWETAQAGQRLNVFDFDLSPLRRHTFWTVSVGGMFTWLGIYGVNQSTIQRCISCKTETHARCALYLNLLGLLLILFCGVVSGLIMYTFYSHCDPWTAGFVSAPDQLMPYFVLEVLGNFPGLPGLYVACAFSGTLSTVAASINALATVTYEDFVSQCFRNLSNRAAMWISKGLCVMFGVICTSMAVAASNMGAVLQAALSIHGMCGGPTLGLFSLGILFPFTNTMGAIGGLILGISLSFWVGLGAFIHPASHNSTRPLPLSTESCYLLNITVTAVTQTASSDTGSVLAESWYSMSYLYYSAVGFLATVIGGLLITLITGPNKPQEVKPGLIRPVCDLFCFFSEKCRTMCWCGVHHAEDKVELDGVDFGTAWENQPDQDIKSEINGSNLSNRMQDEAYINAAFVPERAGHVMSKQL, translated from the exons atgttcacggag TATCTCGAGCTACGCTTCTCTAAGGTGGTCCGTAGAGCTACTACTGTCATTTACACAGTGCAAACG ATTTTGTACACAGGGGTAGTGGTGTATGCTCCAGCTCTAGCTCTTAATCAAG TGACAGGGTTTAATCTCTGGGGATCCATATTTGCTACTGGAATTGTCTGCACCTTCTATTGTACACTG GGAGGACTAAAGGCTGTAGTTTGGTCCGATGCCTTCcagatggtggtgatggtggctGGATTTCTCACTGTGCTGGTACAGGGCACGCATAAAAGTGGAGGAATGAGTGTAGTATGGGAGACAGCACAGGCTGGACAGAGACTAAACGTGTTTGA CTTTGACCTCAGTCCTCTGAGACGTCACACGTTCTGGACAGTCTCCGTTGGGGGCATGTTCACATGGCTGGGCATCTATGGTGTAAACCAGTCCACCATCCAGAGGTGTATTTCCTGTAAGACAGAGACCCATGCTCGCTG TGCTCTGTATCTGAATCTGCTGGGTCTCTTGTTGATTTTGTTCTGTGGTGTGGTCTCAGGACTCATCATGTACACGTTCTACTCCCATTGTGACCCCTGGACAGCTGGCTTTGTGTCAGCTCCTGACCAG CTCATGCCATACTTTGTACTGGAGGTATTGGGCAACTTTCCAGGTCTGCCTGGGCTGTATGTGGCTTGTGCTTTCAGTGGCACTCTCAG CACAGTGGCTGCCAGCATCAACGCTCTGGCTACAGTGACGTATGAGGACTTTGTGAGCCAGTGTTTCAGAAACCTCTCCAACAGAGCAGCTATGTGGATCAGCAAAGGCCTGT GTGTGATGTTTGGAGTGATCTGTACAAGCATGGCAGTAGCAGCATCAAACATGGGAGCAGTTTTGCAG GCTGCTCTCAGTATCCATGGCATGTGTGGAGGGCCGACGCTTGGTCTCTTCTCTTTAGGAATTTTATTCCCTTTCACTAATACTATG GGGGCTATAGGAGGTCTGATACTGGGCATTTCTTTGTCCTTTTGGGTGGGACTGGGAGCCTTCATCCACCCTGCTTCCCACAACAGCACTCGCCCCTTGCCTCTGAGCACAGAGAGCTGTTACCTGTTGAACATCACAGTTACGGCTGTCACTCAGACAGCCAGCTCAGATACAGG ATCTGTGCTGGCTGAGTCCTGGTACTCCATGTCCTATCTGTATTATAGTGCAGTGGGTTTTCTGGCCACAGTTATAGGAGGCCTGCTCATCACTCTGATAACAG GCCCCAATAAGCCACAGGAGGTGAAGCCTGGACTGATTCGGCCGGTGTGTGACCTGTTCTGCTTTTTCTCAGAGAAATGCAGGACCATGTGCTGGTGTGGCGTCCATCATGCAGAGGACAAAGTG gaATTGGATGGTGTGGATTTTGGAACAGCGTGGGAGAATCAGCCAGATCAGGACATTAAAAGTGAGATAAATGGAAGCAATCTGAGTAATAGGATGCAGGATGAGGCTTACATTAATGCAGCTTTTGTCCCAGAAAGAGCTGGCCATGTAATGTCAAAACAGCTATAA
- the slc5a12 gene encoding sodium-coupled monocarboxylate transporter 2 isoform X2, with the protein MELPNSAVAMFQVWDYVVFACLFLVSSGIGVFFAIKERKKVSSNEFLVGGRQLTCGPVALSLTASFMSAVTVIGTPSEVYRFGATFIIFAIAYTLMVILTAELYLPVFYRSGITSTYEYLELRFSKVVRRATTVIYTVQTILYTGVVVYAPALALNQVTGFNLWGSIFATGIVCTFYCTLMVVMVAGFLTVLVQGTHKSGGMSVVWETAQAGQRLNVFDFDLSPLRRHTFWTVSVGGMFTWLGIYGVNQSTIQRCISCKTETHARCALYLNLLGLLLILFCGVVSGLIMYTFYSHCDPWTAGFVSAPDQLMPYFVLEVLGNFPGLPGLYVACAFSGTLSTVAASINALATVTYEDFVSQCFRNLSNRAAMWISKGLCVMFGVICTSMAVAASNMGAVLQAALSIHGMCGGPTLGLFSLGILFPFTNTMGAIGGLILGISLSFWVGLGAFIHPASHNSTRPLPLSTESCYLLNITVTAVTQTASSDTGSVLAESWYSMSYLYYSAVGFLATVIGGLLITLITGPNKPQEVKPGLIRPVCDLFCFFSEKCRTMCWCGVHHAEDKVELDGVDFGTAWENQPDQDIKSEINGSNLSNRMQDEAYINAAFVPERAGHVMSKQL; encoded by the exons ATGGAACTTCCAAACAGTGCTGTGGCAATGTTCCAAGTATGGGACTATGTGGTTTTTGCTTGCCTGTTTTTGGTATCTTCTGGTATTGGAGTCTTCTTTGCCATAAAGGAGAGGAAAAAGGTGTCATCGAATGAATTCTTGGTTGGCGGACGGCAGCTGACCTGTGGTCCAGTggcactctctctcacagccaGCTTCATGTCAGCAGTGACTGTTATTGGAACTCCCTCAGAAGTATACCGCTTTGGGGCTACATTTATTATCTTTGCCATTGCCTACACATTGATGGTGATCTTGACAGCAGAGCTCTATCTTCCTGTGTTCTACCGGTCAGGCATCACCAGCACATATGAG TATCTCGAGCTACGCTTCTCTAAGGTGGTCCGTAGAGCTACTACTGTCATTTACACAGTGCAAACG ATTTTGTACACAGGGGTAGTGGTGTATGCTCCAGCTCTAGCTCTTAATCAAG TGACAGGGTTTAATCTCTGGGGATCCATATTTGCTACTGGAATTGTCTGCACCTTCTATTGTACACTG atggtggtgatggtggctGGATTTCTCACTGTGCTGGTACAGGGCACGCATAAAAGTGGAGGAATGAGTGTAGTATGGGAGACAGCACAGGCTGGACAGAGACTAAACGTGTTTGA CTTTGACCTCAGTCCTCTGAGACGTCACACGTTCTGGACAGTCTCCGTTGGGGGCATGTTCACATGGCTGGGCATCTATGGTGTAAACCAGTCCACCATCCAGAGGTGTATTTCCTGTAAGACAGAGACCCATGCTCGCTG TGCTCTGTATCTGAATCTGCTGGGTCTCTTGTTGATTTTGTTCTGTGGTGTGGTCTCAGGACTCATCATGTACACGTTCTACTCCCATTGTGACCCCTGGACAGCTGGCTTTGTGTCAGCTCCTGACCAG CTCATGCCATACTTTGTACTGGAGGTATTGGGCAACTTTCCAGGTCTGCCTGGGCTGTATGTGGCTTGTGCTTTCAGTGGCACTCTCAG CACAGTGGCTGCCAGCATCAACGCTCTGGCTACAGTGACGTATGAGGACTTTGTGAGCCAGTGTTTCAGAAACCTCTCCAACAGAGCAGCTATGTGGATCAGCAAAGGCCTGT GTGTGATGTTTGGAGTGATCTGTACAAGCATGGCAGTAGCAGCATCAAACATGGGAGCAGTTTTGCAG GCTGCTCTCAGTATCCATGGCATGTGTGGAGGGCCGACGCTTGGTCTCTTCTCTTTAGGAATTTTATTCCCTTTCACTAATACTATG GGGGCTATAGGAGGTCTGATACTGGGCATTTCTTTGTCCTTTTGGGTGGGACTGGGAGCCTTCATCCACCCTGCTTCCCACAACAGCACTCGCCCCTTGCCTCTGAGCACAGAGAGCTGTTACCTGTTGAACATCACAGTTACGGCTGTCACTCAGACAGCCAGCTCAGATACAGG ATCTGTGCTGGCTGAGTCCTGGTACTCCATGTCCTATCTGTATTATAGTGCAGTGGGTTTTCTGGCCACAGTTATAGGAGGCCTGCTCATCACTCTGATAACAG GCCCCAATAAGCCACAGGAGGTGAAGCCTGGACTGATTCGGCCGGTGTGTGACCTGTTCTGCTTTTTCTCAGAGAAATGCAGGACCATGTGCTGGTGTGGCGTCCATCATGCAGAGGACAAAGTG gaATTGGATGGTGTGGATTTTGGAACAGCGTGGGAGAATCAGCCAGATCAGGACATTAAAAGTGAGATAAATGGAAGCAATCTGAGTAATAGGATGCAGGATGAGGCTTACATTAATGCAGCTTTTGTCCCAGAAAGAGCTGGCCATGTAATGTCAAAACAGCTATAA
- the slc5a12 gene encoding sodium-coupled monocarboxylate transporter 2 isoform X1: MELPNSAVAMFQVWDYVVFACLFLVSSGIGVFFAIKERKKVSSNEFLVGGRQLTCGPVALSLTASFMSAVTVIGTPSEVYRFGATFIIFAIAYTLMVILTAELYLPVFYRSGITSTYEYLELRFSKVVRRATTVIYTVQTILYTGVVVYAPALALNQVTGFNLWGSIFATGIVCTFYCTLGGLKAVVWSDAFQMVVMVAGFLTVLVQGTHKSGGMSVVWETAQAGQRLNVFDFDLSPLRRHTFWTVSVGGMFTWLGIYGVNQSTIQRCISCKTETHARCALYLNLLGLLLILFCGVVSGLIMYTFYSHCDPWTAGFVSAPDQLMPYFVLEVLGNFPGLPGLYVACAFSGTLSTVAASINALATVTYEDFVSQCFRNLSNRAAMWISKGLCVMFGVICTSMAVAASNMGAVLQAALSIHGMCGGPTLGLFSLGILFPFTNTMGAIGGLILGISLSFWVGLGAFIHPASHNSTRPLPLSTESCYLLNITVTAVTQTASSDTGSVLAESWYSMSYLYYSAVGFLATVIGGLLITLITGPNKPQEVKPGLIRPVCDLFCFFSEKCRTMCWCGVHHAEDKVELDGVDFGTAWENQPDQDIKSEINGSNLSNRMQDEAYINAAFVPERAGHVMSKQL; the protein is encoded by the exons ATGGAACTTCCAAACAGTGCTGTGGCAATGTTCCAAGTATGGGACTATGTGGTTTTTGCTTGCCTGTTTTTGGTATCTTCTGGTATTGGAGTCTTCTTTGCCATAAAGGAGAGGAAAAAGGTGTCATCGAATGAATTCTTGGTTGGCGGACGGCAGCTGACCTGTGGTCCAGTggcactctctctcacagccaGCTTCATGTCAGCAGTGACTGTTATTGGAACTCCCTCAGAAGTATACCGCTTTGGGGCTACATTTATTATCTTTGCCATTGCCTACACATTGATGGTGATCTTGACAGCAGAGCTCTATCTTCCTGTGTTCTACCGGTCAGGCATCACCAGCACATATGAG TATCTCGAGCTACGCTTCTCTAAGGTGGTCCGTAGAGCTACTACTGTCATTTACACAGTGCAAACG ATTTTGTACACAGGGGTAGTGGTGTATGCTCCAGCTCTAGCTCTTAATCAAG TGACAGGGTTTAATCTCTGGGGATCCATATTTGCTACTGGAATTGTCTGCACCTTCTATTGTACACTG GGAGGACTAAAGGCTGTAGTTTGGTCCGATGCCTTCcagatggtggtgatggtggctGGATTTCTCACTGTGCTGGTACAGGGCACGCATAAAAGTGGAGGAATGAGTGTAGTATGGGAGACAGCACAGGCTGGACAGAGACTAAACGTGTTTGA CTTTGACCTCAGTCCTCTGAGACGTCACACGTTCTGGACAGTCTCCGTTGGGGGCATGTTCACATGGCTGGGCATCTATGGTGTAAACCAGTCCACCATCCAGAGGTGTATTTCCTGTAAGACAGAGACCCATGCTCGCTG TGCTCTGTATCTGAATCTGCTGGGTCTCTTGTTGATTTTGTTCTGTGGTGTGGTCTCAGGACTCATCATGTACACGTTCTACTCCCATTGTGACCCCTGGACAGCTGGCTTTGTGTCAGCTCCTGACCAG CTCATGCCATACTTTGTACTGGAGGTATTGGGCAACTTTCCAGGTCTGCCTGGGCTGTATGTGGCTTGTGCTTTCAGTGGCACTCTCAG CACAGTGGCTGCCAGCATCAACGCTCTGGCTACAGTGACGTATGAGGACTTTGTGAGCCAGTGTTTCAGAAACCTCTCCAACAGAGCAGCTATGTGGATCAGCAAAGGCCTGT GTGTGATGTTTGGAGTGATCTGTACAAGCATGGCAGTAGCAGCATCAAACATGGGAGCAGTTTTGCAG GCTGCTCTCAGTATCCATGGCATGTGTGGAGGGCCGACGCTTGGTCTCTTCTCTTTAGGAATTTTATTCCCTTTCACTAATACTATG GGGGCTATAGGAGGTCTGATACTGGGCATTTCTTTGTCCTTTTGGGTGGGACTGGGAGCCTTCATCCACCCTGCTTCCCACAACAGCACTCGCCCCTTGCCTCTGAGCACAGAGAGCTGTTACCTGTTGAACATCACAGTTACGGCTGTCACTCAGACAGCCAGCTCAGATACAGG ATCTGTGCTGGCTGAGTCCTGGTACTCCATGTCCTATCTGTATTATAGTGCAGTGGGTTTTCTGGCCACAGTTATAGGAGGCCTGCTCATCACTCTGATAACAG GCCCCAATAAGCCACAGGAGGTGAAGCCTGGACTGATTCGGCCGGTGTGTGACCTGTTCTGCTTTTTCTCAGAGAAATGCAGGACCATGTGCTGGTGTGGCGTCCATCATGCAGAGGACAAAGTG gaATTGGATGGTGTGGATTTTGGAACAGCGTGGGAGAATCAGCCAGATCAGGACATTAAAAGTGAGATAAATGGAAGCAATCTGAGTAATAGGATGCAGGATGAGGCTTACATTAATGCAGCTTTTGTCCCAGAAAGAGCTGGCCATGTAATGTCAAAACAGCTATAA